A part of Pararhizobium sp. A13 genomic DNA contains:
- a CDS encoding peroxiredoxin produces the protein MTISVGDKLPAATFKEKTADGPVEITTDQLFAGKKVVLFAVPGAFTPTCSLNHLPGYLENRDAILARGIDDIAVVAVNDLHVMGAWATASGGMGKIHFLSDWNAAFTKALGMDIDLSAGTLGVRSKRYSMLVEDGVVKTLNVEESPGQATVSAAAAMLEQI, from the coding sequence GTGACCATTTCTGTCGGAGACAAGCTGCCTGCCGCCACCTTCAAGGAAAAGACCGCCGATGGCCCGGTCGAAATCACCACCGATCAGCTGTTTGCCGGCAAGAAGGTCGTGCTGTTTGCGGTTCCCGGCGCCTTCACGCCGACCTGCTCGCTCAATCACCTGCCCGGCTATCTGGAAAACCGCGACGCGATCCTTGCGCGCGGCATCGACGACATCGCCGTCGTTGCCGTCAACGACCTGCACGTGATGGGCGCTTGGGCAACTGCGTCCGGCGGCATGGGCAAGATCCACTTCCTCTCCGACTGGAACGCCGCCTTCACCAAGGCGCTCGGCATGGACATCGACCTTTCCGCCGGCACGCTCGGGGTGCGCTCGAAGCGCTATTCGATGCTGGTGGAGGACGGCGTCGTGAAGACGCTGAACGTCGAGGAGAGCCCCGGCCAGGCAACCGTTTCGGCTGCTGCGGCCATGCTGGAACAGATCTGA
- a CDS encoding protein-disulfide reductase DsbD domain-containing protein yields the protein MTHLAALASLVGYFFTVPPADAAQSEWVQAEGGAIRIVAGGQQPDGTIPAILDIRLKPGWKTYWLDPGASGIPPQVSIDPKDGISFSGMRFPAPKSFGDGVGRYTGYDKSVAFPLLLKSETSGDLSLKASVFLGICKDICIPVQANLSLSLPEGAAENPLDEARIEDAVAALPAQPSETFKVKAASFDTAGKRLRLSLVTPAASAETPPELFLAGPPGYSFGTPENVAVANGEFTAEVPVRVPAKGGGLKSGSVLLVAKSGERSMETPLAFD from the coding sequence GTGACTCATTTGGCGGCGCTGGCAAGCCTTGTCGGATATTTTTTTACTGTCCCCCCAGCCGATGCTGCGCAAAGCGAATGGGTTCAGGCTGAGGGCGGCGCTATCCGTATCGTCGCCGGCGGACAACAGCCGGACGGGACGATCCCCGCCATTCTCGACATCCGCCTGAAGCCCGGCTGGAAGACCTATTGGCTGGATCCCGGAGCAAGCGGCATCCCGCCGCAGGTGAGCATCGACCCGAAGGACGGCATCTCCTTTTCCGGAATGCGCTTTCCCGCACCGAAGAGCTTTGGCGACGGTGTCGGACGCTACACCGGTTACGATAAATCCGTGGCCTTTCCGCTCCTGTTGAAGAGCGAGACGAGCGGCGACCTGTCCCTCAAGGCCTCCGTCTTTCTCGGTATCTGCAAGGACATCTGCATCCCTGTCCAGGCCAACCTCAGCCTTTCGTTGCCGGAAGGTGCTGCGGAAAATCCACTCGATGAGGCCCGGATTGAAGATGCCGTTGCCGCCTTGCCGGCGCAACCGTCCGAAACGTTCAAGGTCAAGGCCGCGTCCTTCGATACCGCCGGCAAGCGTCTTCGTCTGTCGCTGGTGACCCCGGCTGCGTCGGCCGAAACACCACCCGAACTCTTCCTCGCCGGCCCGCCCGGCTACAGCTTCGGCACGCCCGAAAACGTCGCCGTAGCGAACGGCGAGTTTACCGCCGAAGTGCCGGTGCGGGTTCCCGCAAAAGGCGGCGGGCTGAAGAGCGGATCGGTCCTGCTCGTTGCGAAGTCCGGCGAGCGCAGCATGGAAACCCCGCTTGCCTTTGACTGA
- a CDS encoding YqgE/AlgH family protein has product MATFQKKRERGLLDGQFLIAMPGMFDSNFARTVIFICAHSSDGAMGFVLNRPQQLTFPDVLLHLQIIDQAEAIRLPTITRNFQIQTGGPVETGRGFVLHSDDYLSESSIPVSDDICLTATLDIVRAISRGEGPSKAMMMLGYAGWGAGQLESEIASNGWLNCPASEELIFDRDLGDKYDRALALMGVSPAMLSMDAGHA; this is encoded by the coding sequence ATGGCGACATTCCAGAAGAAACGCGAGCGCGGTTTGCTAGACGGTCAGTTCCTGATCGCCATGCCCGGCATGTTCGACAGCAATTTTGCCCGCACGGTCATCTTCATCTGCGCCCATTCCAGTGACGGTGCCATGGGTTTCGTGCTCAACCGTCCGCAGCAATTGACCTTTCCGGATGTGCTTCTTCACCTGCAGATCATCGATCAGGCAGAAGCGATCCGCTTGCCGACCATCACCCGCAACTTCCAGATCCAGACAGGTGGGCCCGTCGAAACCGGCCGCGGCTTCGTGCTGCATTCCGACGATTACCTGAGCGAATCCAGCATTCCGGTCAGCGATGACATCTGCCTGACGGCGACGCTCGATATCGTGCGAGCGATCTCGCGCGGCGAGGGGCCTTCCAAGGCGATGATGATGCTCGGCTATGCCGGCTGGGGTGCCGGCCAGCTGGAAAGCGAGATCGCCAGCAATGGCTGGCTGAATTGCCCGGCGAGCGAGGAACTGATCTTCGACCGCGATCTCGGCGACAAATATGACCGGGCGCTGGCGCTGATGGGCGTTTCTCCGGCCATGCTGTCCATGGATGCCGGTCACGCCTGA
- a CDS encoding CsbD family protein: MGSTSDKISGAANQAAGKAKQAAGKATGSRKLQAEGKGQEAKGKVQSATGKAKSAVKGVVDRM, encoded by the coding sequence ATGGGCAGCACTTCCGACAAGATTTCCGGCGCAGCCAACCAGGCCGCAGGCAAGGCCAAACAGGCGGCCGGCAAGGCAACCGGCAGCAGAAAGCTGCAGGCGGAAGGCAAAGGCCAGGAAGCCAAGGGCAAGGTCCAGTCAGCGACTGGCAAGGCCAAGAGCGCGGTGAAGGGCGTCGTTGATCGCATGTAA
- a CDS encoding putative zinc-binding peptidase encodes MKLYECGKCGNPVHFDNRVCINCGSRLGFLPEAMAIQALTPAGGDLWQVPSRQEADVRFCANAAHDTCNWLISTNDDHVYCQACRYNRIVPVTDNPEGLARWQKIGQAQRHLFYSLLRWNLPRPGRDVDPQGGLVFDFLADEVDVYGNLVPAMTGHEDGLISLRAAEANDATRESVRVSMNEPYRTLLGHFRHEIGHFYWAQLVRDDQTLNEARSLFGDERADYAEALRRNYEQGPPVDWQARFISAYASSHPAEDFAECWAHFLHIVDTLETAHSFGLSTEPRRYERMAAEVDFDPYRASDAQTLIDAWIPLSVALNSIQRSMGQPDSYPFVLSPPVVHKLGFINRLIRRAGSAYER; translated from the coding sequence ATGAAACTTTACGAATGCGGCAAGTGCGGAAACCCGGTCCATTTCGACAACCGTGTTTGCATCAACTGCGGCTCGCGCCTCGGCTTCCTGCCGGAGGCCATGGCGATCCAGGCCCTGACGCCGGCCGGCGGCGACTTGTGGCAGGTGCCGTCGCGCCAAGAGGCGGATGTCCGGTTCTGCGCCAATGCCGCGCACGATACATGCAATTGGCTGATCTCGACCAACGACGACCACGTCTATTGCCAGGCCTGCCGCTATAACCGCATCGTACCGGTCACCGACAATCCGGAGGGGCTCGCCCGCTGGCAGAAGATCGGCCAGGCACAGCGGCATCTGTTCTATTCCCTGCTGCGCTGGAATTTGCCGCGACCGGGACGTGACGTTGACCCGCAGGGCGGGCTTGTCTTCGATTTTCTCGCTGACGAGGTTGATGTCTACGGCAATCTGGTGCCGGCCATGACGGGGCACGAAGACGGCTTGATCAGCCTGCGCGCGGCGGAAGCCAATGATGCCACCCGCGAAAGCGTGCGCGTGTCGATGAACGAGCCTTACCGCACGCTGCTCGGCCATTTCCGCCACGAGATCGGTCACTTCTATTGGGCCCAGCTTGTCCGCGATGACCAGACCCTGAACGAGGCGCGGTCGCTGTTCGGCGACGAACGGGCGGACTATGCCGAGGCGCTTCGCCGCAACTACGAGCAGGGGCCCCCCGTCGACTGGCAGGCACGCTTCATCAGCGCCTATGCCAGCAGCCATCCGGCCGAGGATTTCGCCGAATGCTGGGCACATTTCCTCCATATCGTCGATACGCTGGAAACGGCGCATTCCTTCGGACTTTCGACCGAACCACGGCGCTACGAGCGCATGGCGGCGGAGGTCGATTTCGATCCCTATCGCGCCTCGGATGCGCAGACGCTGATCGACGCGTGGATCCCCTTGAGCGTCGCTCTGAACAGCATCCAGCGCAGCATGGGCCAACCCGACAGCTATCCCTTCGTGCTTTCGCCACCGGTGGTGCACAAGCTCGGTTTCATCAACCGGCTGATAAGGCGGGCAGGCTCCGCCTACGAGCGATAG
- a CDS encoding EAL domain-containing protein, with amino-acid sequence MSLNCLPLHPSARRLLALLVAMMAVVCLMGSGAAFATEPVKISREDTALDLTATTEIYTGRGEAFQVSTAPGTDGIVRRIEVRSSAENHQGDWAVFALANVSEEQLERVIVAPHFRLVNSKLFWPDLGSQRLLSITPSEGFALDRLPSDEADVFRITLNPGSVITFVAELAGPDLPQIYLWQPDAYKDTVNAFTLYRGIVLGIAGLLAVFLTILFVVKGTSMLPATAALAWAVLGYICVDFGFLSKLISITAGDERVWRAGTEVFLAAGLVIFLFTYLNLNRWHQHLSYATLAWILGLGLLFGVAIYDPAIASGIARLSFALTGTCGIFLIAYLGFNRYDRAILLVPAWLLILVWLFGAWLTVTGQLANDIVQPALGGGLVLIVLLIGFTVMQHAFAGGAYSQGLFSDLERQSLALTGSGDTVWDWDVARDRVVTIPDISAQLGLSPGTMHGPARNWLPRLHPDDRDRFRATLDVLLEHRKGRLNHEFRVRAEDGHYHWLSIRARPVLGANGEIIRCVGTIVDITEQKNSVDRLLHNALHDNLTGLPNRQIFLDRLQSILSLAPGSSVVRPTVLAIDIDRYKQVNDVLGIAAGDNILIALTRRLRRLLKPQDTLARLGGDEFGLILMSERDPAKVADFADAVSKAIMVPLNFGNREISLTASIGLVSWVDQQENAAGLLDDAELAMFRAKKAGGNRVEPFRPAFRASGTDRLQLENDLRRAIERKELSLVYQPIVRLADAEIAGFEALMRWEHPKRGSISPSEFIPIAEGSDLINQLGMFAFEKATSDLTEWQLQTGDLPIFVSVNLSSAQLLNNDLHDDVRAILNKNHCDPKKVKVELTESLVMENPEQARLVLEKLKDAGLKLALDDFGTGHSSLAYLTRFPFDTIKIDKALVKDPSDKRTILLRSVITMARELDMQVVAEGIESEEDAIQLAQMGCDFGQSFLFGPPIGSESILRLLKERFPLMKRA; translated from the coding sequence ATGTCTTTGAACTGCCTGCCGCTTCACCCCTCAGCACGAAGGCTCCTGGCGCTTCTGGTCGCCATGATGGCCGTGGTCTGCCTGATGGGGAGCGGTGCGGCATTTGCCACGGAACCCGTCAAGATTTCGCGCGAGGACACCGCACTTGACCTGACGGCGACGACGGAAATCTATACCGGCCGCGGCGAAGCCTTCCAGGTCTCGACCGCCCCCGGCACGGACGGCATCGTCCGGCGCATCGAGGTGCGATCGAGCGCCGAAAACCACCAGGGCGACTGGGCCGTTTTCGCACTCGCCAATGTTTCGGAAGAGCAGCTGGAGCGCGTCATCGTTGCCCCGCACTTCCGTCTGGTGAATTCCAAACTGTTCTGGCCGGACCTCGGCTCGCAGCGCCTTCTGTCGATCACCCCGAGCGAAGGCTTTGCGCTCGACCGGCTGCCGAGCGATGAAGCGGACGTGTTTCGCATCACGCTCAACCCGGGCTCCGTCATCACCTTCGTTGCCGAACTGGCGGGACCCGACCTGCCACAAATCTATCTCTGGCAACCGGACGCCTACAAGGACACGGTCAACGCCTTTACCCTCTATCGCGGCATCGTGCTCGGCATTGCCGGCCTGCTCGCGGTGTTCCTGACCATTCTCTTCGTGGTCAAGGGAACCTCGATGCTGCCCGCGACGGCCGCGCTTGCCTGGGCCGTGCTCGGCTACATCTGCGTCGATTTCGGTTTCCTGTCGAAGCTGATCAGCATTACCGCAGGGGATGAACGCGTATGGCGGGCGGGGACGGAAGTGTTCCTCGCCGCCGGACTCGTGATCTTCCTGTTCACCTATCTCAACCTCAACCGCTGGCACCAGCATCTGAGCTATGCGACGCTCGCCTGGATTCTTGGCCTTGGGCTGCTGTTCGGCGTCGCCATCTATGACCCGGCGATCGCATCGGGTATCGCGCGGCTCTCCTTCGCGCTGACGGGGACCTGCGGCATCTTCCTGATCGCCTATCTCGGCTTCAACCGCTACGACCGGGCAATCCTGCTCGTGCCGGCCTGGCTCCTGATCCTCGTCTGGCTGTTCGGCGCCTGGCTGACGGTCACCGGCCAGCTTGCCAATGACATTGTCCAGCCTGCGCTCGGCGGCGGTCTCGTGCTGATCGTGCTCCTGATCGGCTTCACGGTCATGCAGCACGCCTTCGCCGGCGGGGCCTACAGCCAGGGTCTTTTCTCCGATCTCGAACGCCAATCATTGGCACTGACCGGCTCGGGCGACACCGTCTGGGACTGGGACGTGGCGCGCGACCGCGTCGTCACCATTCCCGACATCTCGGCGCAACTCGGCCTTTCGCCCGGCACCATGCACGGCCCCGCCCGCAACTGGCTGCCACGTCTGCACCCCGACGACCGCGATCGGTTCCGCGCAACACTCGACGTCCTGCTGGAGCATCGCAAGGGGCGGCTCAACCACGAATTCCGCGTCCGCGCCGAGGACGGTCATTACCACTGGCTATCGATCCGCGCCCGGCCGGTGCTGGGGGCCAATGGCGAAATCATCCGCTGCGTCGGCACCATCGTCGATATCACCGAGCAGAAGAACTCTGTCGACCGCCTGCTGCACAACGCGCTTCACGACAATCTGACGGGATTGCCGAACCGGCAGATCTTCCTCGACCGGCTGCAATCCATCCTGTCGCTGGCGCCGGGTTCAAGTGTTGTCCGGCCGACCGTGTTGGCGATCGATATCGACCGCTACAAGCAGGTCAACGACGTGCTCGGCATCGCCGCCGGCGACAACATTCTGATCGCGCTGACCCGCCGCCTGCGCCGACTCCTGAAGCCGCAGGACACGCTGGCCCGCCTCGGCGGCGACGAGTTCGGCCTGATCCTGATGTCGGAGCGCGACCCCGCCAAGGTCGCCGATTTCGCCGATGCGGTTTCCAAGGCGATCATGGTGCCGCTCAATTTCGGCAACCGCGAAATCAGCCTCACCGCCTCGATCGGCCTCGTTTCCTGGGTCGACCAGCAGGAAAATGCCGCAGGCTTGCTCGACGATGCGGAGCTTGCGATGTTCCGGGCCAAAAAGGCGGGCGGCAATCGCGTCGAGCCTTTCCGCCCTGCCTTCCGTGCCTCGGGCACTGATCGCCTGCAACTGGAAAACGACCTTCGCCGCGCCATCGAGCGCAAGGAACTGAGCCTCGTCTACCAGCCGATCGTACGCCTGGCGGATGCCGAGATCGCCGGCTTCGAGGCCCTGATGCGCTGGGAGCATCCGAAACGCGGCAGTATCTCGCCATCGGAGTTCATCCCGATCGCCGAGGGCTCCGATCTCATCAACCAACTCGGCATGTTCGCCTTCGAGAAGGCGACCAGCGACCTGACGGAATGGCAACTCCAGACAGGCGACCTGCCGATCTTCGTCTCCGTCAACCTGTCGAGCGCGCAGTTGCTCAACAACGACCTGCATGACGATGTCCGGGCGATTTTGAACAAGAACCATTGTGATCCGAAGAAGGTGAAGGTGGAGCTCACCGAATCCCTCGTGATGGAAAACCCCGAGCAGGCCCGGCTGGTGCTTGAAAAGCTGAAGGATGCCGGCCTGAAACTGGCGCTCGACGACTTCGGCACCGGCCACTCCTCGCTTGCCTACCTGACCCGCTTCCCCTTCGATACGATCAAGATCGACAAGGCGCTGGTGAAGGATCCGAGCGACAAGCGCACCATCTTGCTCCGCTCCGTCATCACCATGGCGCGCGAACTCGACATGCAGGTTGTCGCAGAAGGCATCGAGTCCGAGGAAGATGCCATCCAGCTGGCCCAGATGGGTTGCGATTTCGGCCAGAGCTTTCTCTTCGGCCCGCCAATCGGCTCGGAATCGATCCTGCGTCTGTTGAAAGAGCGATTTCCATTGATGAAGCGGGCGTAG
- a CDS encoding GNAT family protein, which yields MTRSVFRFLSRQPDPVEIANATHLLRLPKISDYRQWYRVRSESRAFLEPWEPTWRADEMTESAFRTRVIRNEQEFASGQAVPLFIFLRAEDQLIGGLTIGYIRRGAAQCCMIGYWMGECYAGKGHMAQAVKLAIPYIFSTLQLHRIEAACIPENHRSIRLLEKAGFQREGYLREYLKINGQWRDHLMFSLLSQDSVPTKNLSD from the coding sequence ATGACACGATCGGTCTTTCGGTTTCTGTCACGGCAGCCGGATCCGGTCGAGATTGCCAATGCCACGCATTTGCTGCGCTTGCCGAAGATATCCGACTACCGGCAATGGTACCGGGTGCGCAGCGAAAGCCGCGCCTTTCTCGAGCCGTGGGAGCCGACCTGGCGCGCCGACGAAATGACCGAGAGCGCCTTTCGCACCCGCGTCATCCGCAACGAGCAGGAATTTGCGTCCGGCCAGGCGGTGCCGCTCTTCATTTTCCTGCGCGCCGAGGACCAACTGATCGGCGGGCTGACCATCGGCTACATCCGGCGGGGTGCTGCCCAGTGCTGCATGATCGGCTATTGGATGGGTGAATGTTATGCCGGCAAGGGCCACATGGCGCAGGCCGTCAAACTGGCCATTCCCTACATCTTTTCGACCCTTCAGTTGCACCGCATCGAAGCAGCCTGTATTCCCGAGAACCACAGAAGCATCCGGCTCCTTGAAAAGGCCGGGTTTCAGCGCGAAGGCTACTTGCGGGAATACTTGAAAATCAACGGGCAATGGCGGGATCACCTCATGTTCTCCCTTCTCTCGCAGGACAGCGTGCCAACTAAGAATTTGAGTGATTGA
- a CDS encoding pitrilysin family protein, with translation MMKVECTRLQSGLTVVTENMPHLESVALGVWIKSGSRDETTDEHGIAHLLEHMAFKGTARRTAREIAEQIENVGGEVNAATSTETTSYYARILQDDVPLAVDILADILTESSFEEEELQREKHVILQEIGAANDTPDDVVFDKFAEAAFANQTIGRPILGTPETVLSFTPEQIRTYLGRNYTTDRMFVVGAGALDHDSFVRQVEDRFASLPQKPAAPPIADTARYTGGDVREDRDLMDAQVLLGFEGKAYHARDFYCSQILANILGGGMSSRLFQEVREHRGLCYSVYAFHWGFSDTGIFGVHAATGGENLPELMPVIIDELRKSSTKIEQQEIDRARAQIRAQLLMGQESPAARAGQIARQMMLYGRPIPNEELMERLSGITIERLTDLAGRLFFDTTPTLSAIGPVEKLAPMDDILGALSNKTVQARAANG, from the coding sequence ATGATGAAAGTTGAGTGCACCCGGCTCCAGTCCGGGTTGACCGTCGTCACCGAGAACATGCCGCATCTTGAAAGCGTCGCGCTCGGTGTCTGGATCAAATCCGGTTCACGCGATGAAACCACGGACGAGCACGGAATTGCCCATCTGCTGGAACATATGGCGTTCAAGGGCACAGCGCGGCGAACCGCCCGCGAAATTGCCGAGCAGATCGAAAATGTCGGCGGCGAAGTCAACGCCGCGACCTCAACGGAAACCACGTCCTATTACGCCCGCATTCTGCAGGACGATGTTCCGCTCGCCGTCGATATCCTCGCGGACATCTTGACCGAATCCTCCTTTGAGGAAGAGGAACTGCAGCGCGAAAAACACGTCATCCTGCAGGAAATCGGCGCCGCCAACGACACCCCCGACGATGTCGTCTTCGATAAATTCGCCGAAGCCGCCTTTGCCAACCAGACGATCGGGCGCCCGATCCTCGGCACGCCGGAAACGGTCCTTTCCTTCACGCCTGAGCAAATCCGCACCTATCTCGGCCGCAACTACACCACCGACCGCATGTTCGTCGTCGGGGCCGGTGCGCTTGATCATGATAGCTTTGTGCGACAGGTTGAAGACCGTTTCGCGAGCCTGCCGCAAAAACCGGCCGCGCCGCCCATTGCCGATACCGCCCGCTACACCGGCGGCGACGTGCGCGAGGACCGCGACCTGATGGACGCACAGGTCCTGCTCGGTTTCGAGGGCAAGGCCTATCACGCCCGCGATTTCTACTGTTCGCAGATTCTGGCCAATATCCTCGGCGGCGGCATGTCTTCCCGCCTCTTCCAGGAAGTGCGCGAGCATCGCGGCCTCTGCTATTCGGTCTATGCCTTCCACTGGGGCTTTTCCGACACCGGCATCTTCGGCGTTCACGCGGCCACCGGCGGCGAGAACCTGCCGGAGCTGATGCCCGTCATCATCGATGAACTGCGCAAGTCGTCGACGAAGATCGAGCAGCAGGAAATCGACCGGGCGCGCGCGCAGATTCGCGCCCAGCTTCTGATGGGCCAGGAAAGCCCGGCCGCCCGCGCCGGCCAGATCGCCCGCCAGATGATGCTCTACGGCCGGCCGATCCCGAATGAGGAACTGATGGAGCGCCTGTCCGGCATTACCATCGAGCGCCTGACGGATCTTGCCGGGCGATTGTTCTTCGACACGACGCCGACGCTTTCAGCGATCGGACCGGTCGAAAAGCTGGCGCCGATGGACGATATTCTCGGTGCGCTTTCCAACAAGACCGTTCAAGCTCGCGCCGCCAACGGGTAA
- the thrC gene encoding threonine synthase, whose translation MVTVKYVSTRGEAPSLSFCDALLAGLARDGGLYVPKEWPSFSKKQIRALRGKSYQEIAFAVLSPFVDGEIPDDTFRAMIDEAYATFRHPAIAPLVQTGPNAFIMELFHGSTLAFKDVAMQLLGRLMDYVLAERNQRATIVGATSGDTGGAAIDAFAGRDRTDIFILFPHGKVSPVQQHQMTTSTASNVHALAVKGNFDDCQNLVKAMFNDVAFRDRVALSGVNSINWARIMAQIVYYFTTALVLGGPDRKISFTVPTGNFGDIFAGYVAMQMGLPIDKLIVATNENDILARTLKTGRYEMRDVKATTSPSMDIQISSNFERLLFEAYDRDASKVRGAMASLKQSGAFEIEEKALKNIRKVFRAGRASERQVAETIRSTLEATGYLLDPHTAIGVFVAGKHEKPNTPMVTLSTAHPAKFPAAVKSASGIDPALPTWLADLMVREERFDILEPELKIVENFISEHARILS comes from the coding sequence ATGGTCACGGTGAAGTATGTCTCGACGCGGGGCGAAGCCCCTTCGCTCAGTTTTTGCGATGCGCTTCTGGCGGGTCTTGCCCGCGACGGCGGCCTCTACGTGCCGAAGGAATGGCCGAGTTTTTCCAAGAAGCAGATCCGCGCACTGCGCGGCAAATCCTATCAGGAGATAGCCTTCGCCGTTCTGTCGCCCTTCGTCGACGGTGAAATTCCAGACGACACGTTTCGCGCGATGATCGACGAGGCCTATGCCACCTTCCGCCATCCGGCGATCGCGCCGCTCGTCCAGACCGGACCGAACGCCTTTATCATGGAGCTATTCCACGGCTCGACCCTTGCCTTCAAGGACGTCGCCATGCAACTGCTCGGGCGGCTGATGGACTATGTGCTGGCGGAGCGCAACCAGCGCGCAACGATCGTCGGCGCCACCTCGGGCGATACCGGCGGTGCCGCGATCGATGCCTTTGCCGGACGCGACCGCACCGACATCTTCATTCTGTTTCCGCATGGCAAGGTCTCGCCGGTGCAGCAGCACCAGATGACGACCTCGACCGCCAGCAACGTCCATGCACTGGCGGTCAAGGGCAATTTCGACGACTGCCAGAACCTCGTCAAAGCCATGTTCAACGACGTCGCCTTCCGCGACCGCGTGGCGCTGTCCGGTGTCAACTCGATCAATTGGGCGCGTATCATGGCCCAGATCGTCTACTACTTCACCACCGCGCTTGTGCTGGGCGGGCCGGACCGGAAAATCTCCTTTACCGTGCCGACCGGCAATTTCGGCGATATCTTTGCCGGCTACGTCGCCATGCAGATGGGGCTGCCGATCGACAAGCTGATCGTCGCCACCAATGAGAACGATATCCTCGCCCGCACACTGAAGACCGGCCGCTACGAGATGCGCGACGTCAAGGCGACCACCTCGCCGTCGATGGACATCCAGATCTCCTCGAACTTCGAGCGGCTGCTGTTCGAAGCCTATGATCGCGACGCCTCCAAGGTGCGCGGCGCCATGGCGAGCCTGAAGCAGTCCGGCGCCTTCGAGATCGAGGAAAAGGCGCTGAAGAACATCCGCAAGGTCTTCCGAGCCGGCCGCGCGAGCGAGAGGCAAGTCGCTGAGACCATCCGCTCGACGCTGGAGGCAACCGGCTATCTTCTCGATCCGCATACGGCGATCGGCGTTTTCGTCGCCGGCAAGCATGAAAAGCCGAATACGCCGATGGTGACGCTTTCAACCGCCCATCCGGCAAAATTCCCGGCCGCAGTAAAATCCGCCAGTGGTATTGACCCGGCGCTTCCAACGTGGCTTGCTGATCTGATGGTCAGGGAGGAGCGTTTCGATATTCTGGAGCCGGAGCTGAAAATCGTTGAAAACTTTATCAGCGAGCACGCCCGCATCCTGAGCTAA
- a CDS encoding HAD family hydrolase: MNSIDLIIFDCDGVLVDSEIIASEVEAELLTEAGYPISTEEMAERFAGMTWHNTLLAIEKEADIPLSANLLTKNEAILDKRLASDVKIIEGVKPVLAQLTLPHCICSNSTSTRLSMMLSKVGIKDHFGKHIYSARDLGEDRVKPKPDIFLHGAKQFGVDPSRVLVIEDSVHGIHGATTAGMRVVGFTGASHTYPSHADKLTEAGAETVISRMSALPGVIAALSEWSESLTA, from the coding sequence ATGAACAGCATTGATCTCATCATCTTCGACTGCGACGGCGTGCTCGTCGATTCGGAAATCATCGCCAGCGAGGTCGAGGCCGAACTCCTGACCGAAGCCGGTTATCCGATCAGCACCGAGGAAATGGCCGAGCGCTTTGCCGGCATGACCTGGCACAACACGCTTCTCGCCATCGAGAAGGAAGCCGACATCCCGCTTTCGGCAAACCTGCTTACCAAGAACGAGGCCATCCTCGACAAACGTCTGGCGAGCGACGTCAAGATCATCGAGGGCGTCAAGCCGGTGCTGGCGCAGCTCACGCTGCCGCATTGCATCTGCTCGAACTCGACCTCGACGCGGCTTTCGATGATGCTCAGCAAGGTCGGCATCAAGGATCATTTCGGCAAGCATATCTATTCGGCCCGCGACCTTGGCGAAGACCGCGTCAAACCGAAGCCGGACATCTTCCTGCACGGCGCCAAGCAGTTCGGCGTCGATCCGTCGCGCGTGCTGGTGATCGAGGATTCCGTGCACGGCATCCATGGCGCAACCACCGCCGGCATGCGCGTCGTCGGCTTCACCGGCGCATCGCACACCTATCCCTCCCATGCCGACAAGTTGACCGAGGCCGGCGCCGAAACGGTGATCTCGCGCATGAGCGCACTGCCCGGTGTCATCGCCGCCTTGTCGGAATGGTCGGAATCGCTGACGGCGTAA
- a CDS encoding DUF1284 domain-containing protein — MTVRLRPHHLLCMLTFIGKGYTQAFTENYIRIAARLSAGEDILVVDGPDDICAPMLEETDHHCLCDTVTERDRGASAAVEDLLGIPAGRGRSILPDGDFLRRMREAFENGTIRAACQRCEWSPLCTGIAASGFDGVLVASGC; from the coding sequence ATGACAGTTCGCCTGCGCCCACATCATCTGCTCTGCATGCTGACCTTCATCGGCAAGGGATATACGCAGGCTTTCACCGAGAATTATATCCGCATCGCCGCTCGCCTCTCCGCGGGCGAGGATATTCTTGTCGTCGACGGTCCGGACGATATTTGCGCGCCGATGCTTGAAGAGACCGACCACCACTGTCTTTGCGATACCGTGACGGAACGGGATCGGGGCGCAAGTGCTGCGGTGGAAGACCTGCTCGGAATACCCGCCGGCCGCGGCCGGTCGATCCTTCCGGATGGGGATTTTCTCCGGCGTATGCGCGAAGCCTTCGAGAACGGCACCATCCGCGCGGCATGCCAGCGTTGTGAATGGTCGCCGCTCTGTACCGGCATTGCCGCCTCGGGCTTCGACGGCGTGCTCGTCGCGTCCGGCTGCTGA